The Methylocaldum marinum genome includes the window TTGACCGGATAATAAGGCATTGGGCGGCGAATGGGTCTGTGGAGAGACGTCGTAGCTCGGACATTCCTTTCCGACACGCCGTCGGCAAAGGTTGGCCGATCTACTCGACCCTACCGAGTCAAGCCCGCGATGAGCGGAACGTAATGATCGATCAACAAAGCTGAAAAAATCCCGACCAGGTAAACCAGCGAGTAGCCGAAAGTCCTCATGGCCACCTTGTTGTCCGCCTCTTTCTTGAGACGGACCGCGTAATACAGAAATCCGACGCCGAGCCCCACGGCCGCTCCAAGATATAGAAAACCGCTCATGCCCGTGAGATAGGGGAAGAGGCTGACGATGAGCAGCAGTATGGTGTAAAGGAGAATGTGCAGTTGCGTCACTTCCACGCCGTGAGTGACGGGCAGCATGGGAATGTTTACCTTGGCGTAATCGTCCCGCTTGGCGATCGCGTAAGCCCAGAAGTGGGGCGGGGTCCAGGTGAAGATTAGAAGAAACAGCAGCAGGGCGTAAGGATGCACCTCGCCGGTCACCGCGCACCAGCCGAGTACCGGTGGAGCGGCGCCGGCGGCTCCGCCGATCACGATGTTCTGCGGCGTCGCGCGTTTCAGATAGACGGTATAAATGAAGGCGTAGCCGATTAGCGAAAGGAAGGTCAGAAATGCCGTGAGCACGTTGACGAACAGGATCAGGATCGCCATCGAAAGCACGCCCAGGACGGCGGCGAACACGACCACCTGGCTCGGCTGAACGTGGCCGGAAGGCAGGGGCCGGTTTTGCGTGCGCGCCATTTCGGCGTCGGCGCGGCGGTCCAGGTAATGGTTGAGAGCGGCGGCGGAAGCGGCGGCCAGGCCTATTCCCAGGCTTGCCCAGATTGAAACGGCCAAGGGAGGCATTCCCGGAACGGCCAAAAACATGCCGATCACGGCGGTGAACACGATGTGGCCGACTACCTTGAGCTTGCACAGGGCGAGATAGGTTC containing:
- the cyoE gene encoding heme o synthase, producing MNSTTDIESTNAVSWRTYLALCKLKVVGHIVFTAVIGMFLAVPGMPPLAVSIWASLGIGLAAASAAALNHYLDRRADAEMARTQNRPLPSGHVQPSQVVVFAAVLGVLSMAILILFVNVLTAFLTFLSLIGYAFIYTVYLKRATPQNIVIGGAAGAAPPVLGWCAVTGEVHPYALLLFLLIFTWTPPHFWAYAIAKRDDYAKVNIPMLPVTHGVEVTQLHILLYTILLLIVSLFPYLTGMSGFLYLGAAVGLGVGFLYYAVRLKKEADNKVAMRTFGYSLVYLVGIFSALLIDHYVPLIAGLTR